In Helianthus annuus cultivar XRQ/B chromosome 8, HanXRQr2.0-SUNRISE, whole genome shotgun sequence, a single genomic region encodes these proteins:
- the LOC118481259 gene encoding uncharacterized protein LOC118481259 isoform X4 produces the protein MTMMIKLMTVLGIDEGDGDVNGSERRTADSGSAVHGGGGGGTYFRQNLTVAIVVVLLNRLEFWSRVSTRVSHGRMSSGQQGVLTVRVSSSMFGSTRSTGQPGSNPVKPVNSSQLVSHGSGQVVSVSEYAVWFSSSGSVSGPGQNKVNRLSNTVKFGQLQSTQDALHASEFTFLERHHGMTLS, from the exons atgacgatgatgattaAACTGATGACAGTGCTGGGGATTGACGAAGGTGATGGTGATGTTAATGGATCGGAGCGGCGGACGGCTGATAGCGGGTCAGCCGTTcacggtggtggcggcggtggcacTTATTTCCGACAAAATCTTACG GTAGCAATAGTGGTGGTGCTATTGAACCGGTTAGAGTTTTGGTCTCGGGTTTCAACCCGAGTCAGTCATGGTCGCATGAGTTCAGGTCAACAGGGGGTTCTCACAGTTCGGGTTTCGAGTTCAATGTTCGGGTCAACTCGGTCAACTGGTCAACCCGGGTCAAACCCGGTCAAACCAGTCAACAGCAGTCAACTGGTCAGCCATGGTTCGGGTCAGGTTGTTTCAGTCTCGGAGTATGCAGTTTGGTTCAGTTCGAGCGGTTCGGTTTCGGGTCCCGGTCAAAACAAGGTCAATAGATTGTCAAACACGGTCAAATTCGGTCAACTTCAGTCAACGCAAGATGCG ttgcacgctagcgagttcacattcttgGAACGACATCACGGAATgacgttaagctag
- the LOC118481259 gene encoding uncharacterized protein LOC118481259 isoform X3, whose translation MTMMIKLMTVLGIDEGDGDVNGSERRTADSGSAVHGGGGGGTYFRQNLTVAIVVVLLNRLEFWSRVSTRVSHGRMSSGQQGVLTVRVSSSMFGSTRSTGQPGSNPVKPVNSSQLVSHGSGQVVSVSEYAVWFSSSGSVSGPGQNKVNRLSNTVKFGQLQSTQDAEYYSCTLASSHSWNDITE comes from the exons atgacgatgatgattaAACTGATGACAGTGCTGGGGATTGACGAAGGTGATGGTGATGTTAATGGATCGGAGCGGCGGACGGCTGATAGCGGGTCAGCCGTTcacggtggtggcggcggtggcacTTATTTCCGACAAAATCTTACG GTAGCAATAGTGGTGGTGCTATTGAACCGGTTAGAGTTTTGGTCTCGGGTTTCAACCCGAGTCAGTCATGGTCGCATGAGTTCAGGTCAACAGGGGGTTCTCACAGTTCGGGTTTCGAGTTCAATGTTCGGGTCAACTCGGTCAACTGGTCAACCCGGGTCAAACCCGGTCAAACCAGTCAACAGCAGTCAACTGGTCAGCCATGGTTCGGGTCAGGTTGTTTCAGTCTCGGAGTATGCAGTTTGGTTCAGTTCGAGCGGTTCGGTTTCGGGTCCCGGTCAAAACAAGGTCAATAGATTGTCAAACACGGTCAAATTCGGTCAACTTCAGTCAACGCAAGATGCG gaatactatagttgcacgctagcgagttcacattcttgGAACGACATCACGGAATga
- the LOC118481259 gene encoding uncharacterized protein LOC118481259 isoform X2, producing MTMMIKLMTVLGIDEGDGDVNGSERRTADSGSAVHGGGGGGTYFRQNLTVAIVVVLLNRLEFWSRVSTRVSHGRMSSGQQGVLTVRVSSSMFGSTRSTGQPGSNPVKPVNSSQLVSHGSGQVVSVSEYAVWFSSSGSVSGPGQNKVNRLSNTVKFGQLQSTQDAVKFNRRGISNYLVIDFYLYATELETEYIRN from the exons atgacgatgatgattaAACTGATGACAGTGCTGGGGATTGACGAAGGTGATGGTGATGTTAATGGATCGGAGCGGCGGACGGCTGATAGCGGGTCAGCCGTTcacggtggtggcggcggtggcacTTATTTCCGACAAAATCTTACG GTAGCAATAGTGGTGGTGCTATTGAACCGGTTAGAGTTTTGGTCTCGGGTTTCAACCCGAGTCAGTCATGGTCGCATGAGTTCAGGTCAACAGGGGGTTCTCACAGTTCGGGTTTCGAGTTCAATGTTCGGGTCAACTCGGTCAACTGGTCAACCCGGGTCAAACCCGGTCAAACCAGTCAACAGCAGTCAACTGGTCAGCCATGGTTCGGGTCAGGTTGTTTCAGTCTCGGAGTATGCAGTTTGGTTCAGTTCGAGCGGTTCGGTTTCGGGTCCCGGTCAAAACAAGGTCAATAGATTGTCAAACACGGTCAAATTCGGTCAACTTCAGTCAACGCAAGATGCGGTAAAGTTCAATCGACGCGGAATTTCTAATTATCTAGTTATAGATTTTTATttatacgcgaccgagctcgaaaCCGAATACATTA